The genomic interval GTATCCGAAGGGAGAGTCAAAAGtgtggagccaggctctggtAAGTGGTGCcaagcagcaggacaagaggcaacggggcagaaactgaggcacaggaagttccacctgaacatgaggaagaacttctttactgtgcagtaccacactggaacagattgcccagcAAGGCCGTGGAGTCTCCCCcactggagatactcaagaaccatctggacacaatcctgtgccatgtgctctgggatgaccctgcttgagcagggagctTGGACCAGATAACCCACTGTGGACCCTTTCAACCTAATCCATTCTGTGATCATCATATCTCTTTTCAAAGGCATAAACCCCAGAAAAGCACATCAGTTACAGAATCAAGGCACTCTAAAGCAGAACACAGTGGTCATTCTGCATGCATTGGGTAAGAAGAACATCCCTTTTCCAAAGGGTAAATTACAAAAATTAGCTTAGCCATGACATCTCCTGCTGTGTCCTCacttccctcagcagcaggttGTTCAGGTACAAAAAACAATTAAGCCTAAGCCCTTCCTGCTACAGCTCAGCCTCCCTGCTGAGGAACTTCAACAAGATGCCAGGTGTAACCCTCTAAGTTTCCAAACTGCATATAAGCCTGCTCAGCTTGTAAGAACAGAATTCCCAGCCAGAGATAATGGCCTTCCAACTGGTAAGTTCTAAAGTGCTTATAATAGAATTGCCAGTGTCAAAAACTTTTGCACAGCAGTATGGCCCTTGGGAGTACCTCCAACTCTGTCACTGAGAATCAGGAATGTTCCCAAAGGTCAGTTCATAAGGGATTGCATTTCAGAACCCCTCACCATGTCAACTGAAGTTTCCATCTGTTAACTCACCTCAGGCAGTGAGGAGAAACCCATGTCTCCATTGAAAGACCAAATTGCAATTTTTAACAAGTGTGAAGTGATTTCTCTTTCTATAAAGTGGGAAGAGAACATGCATACTGATGGATGAGAAGTTCCCAACGACCTCATTTCAGACAAAATACATCTTAGAACAGTCAGTATTAGAGATGCTAATTAAAGAACCCATCCACCTTTCTACTGCAGGTTGTAACTGGGACAAATTCTGCAGACTGCATGGTTTAGGCAGGATCATATTACATGCTATACATATTACAAGCTTGCTTTTGCATGGTACTAGCAAACCACTAGCCCAAAGGAGAAGAGTCTCTTAGTtataacagaaagaaaaaaacacatggaAGAAAGGAAGACCCTTGCTTCCCTTTCTGTAACAACGTACTGTAGGGGAGGGAATCAGGTATCTCAAAGGCACATCCAAAGCTTCTAGCAGTTGCTGTGCAAACCCCTGTTCAAGCAGACCTGTCACAGCTGATGCTCCCCCACTTTGTTCCTGACCTTGATGAGGATCAGCATGTCTTCTAGATCCTTGCCATCCCACTTATCAAAGGGCTCAAGAAGCTGGAGACGCTGGCTGGTGGGGCTCACATCCACGCGCTGCCCACTGCCATCCTTGGGAGGGTACTGATAGGTGTCCTGGCCTGGGTCAAACTCCTTccaaacaagaaaggaaaatcatcAGCCTCAGCCACCCCCAACAGCACGTGAAGAACATGCCAATATAGGCAACTGCACCCATTCTAGCTCTACCACCATGTGTCAAGAAAGAGGTCAGTGCGTGTAAGTTCCCTCAGTGTATATAAAACACTGCTAGTGTCAGgtcttccctccctctgcccccagaCAGAGCATTTACCAGCTTGGGCAGCTCATCTGCATCAGGAGCTTCTAGTTTAAACTTCTTCCCATCTGCTCCTGTCAAGTAATCTGTCTCAGGGTTAAACTTTAGAGTGCCAGCAAtggacagggctgtgacaatctgaaagaaaaaaaaaattataaatttaaagGCATATTCTACCTCCCATCACTTTATCTGAAAGTCCTACATATAAGTCTCAAAGCCACCAGCTAAGCTACTAAACAAGGCACACTGAGGCACCCTGAACTAttccacagcccctcctctgGCTGTTTCTTACCTCTGGAGAAGTCACAAATGCATGGGTCTCTGGATTGGCATCATTGCGGCCTGTGAAATTCCGGTTGTAGGACGTAACGattgtatttttctctcctttcttgaTGTCCTTCCTGTGAAAGAAGCAAACATGCTCATCAGATCCAAATGCAATACTGCTTCTAGATGTCTCACTGCTAGAATCCCCCAGCTTGGATTTGGCAGCATCACTATCTTAGAAACATGAGCTGGTGCCTGTACATGCTTTCCTCCCTTAAGCACAGACCCAAAACGAATGAATGCAAACCCAAGTCAAACACTGATTCTTGCAGTAGTTTTCACAGCCACGTTGTTCACTGTTGAACTGTCTAAACAATAATCAACTAAGCACATTGCCTATGGATAGCCTGTGGTCAGCCGTGATAATGCAACATAAGAATGTGCCTCCCCTCCCTTCTGTTGGGCATTACTCTCCCTGACACTCCAATGACTGAAGTTGGACCAAttcattttttgtgttttaaaaggaCGATAAAAACTTCAGTCCACTCTCTCACAGACAACGAATCTTTCTCCCTATTCTTTGCTTTCTACAAAAAGCCTCCAGAATGTGTGTCCATTCTGCAGCTTTATTCACCTAAAGGATCAGTATAAATCTGTAGCCCTTTTTGCCTCCTCCAGTACATATCAGACAGCTAGGGCCAGTTGGTTTTTAAACATCTAATTACCAGTGTATTGTATTTACAGTCAAATCAGGATTCACAGAGCATTTTGGGAGCTAAGAGATACAAAGCTATAGTGAGGTCCATGTTTCATTTTACCTGTCCCATTGGCCGATGCATGGTCCACAAGCATTAGCAAGAACCAGCCCTCCAACTTCTCGCAGGATTTTTGCCTGAGGGCAGAAAACAAGTTTGTTACTGTAGAATGCCTGGAATGAGTTTCTGGGGTTGCTCTTTCAGGGGAAGAAGACACTAACAAGAAGCACCAAGCCTGAGAAAATTCCCTTCCTTGTTTCAATTTTGAGTCACTTTTATAAATACATGGGGTTTGACCCCAGTAAGACTGTAAGCTAACACTGGGGCAGAGCACAGGATGACTTGCCATGATGTTCCCATTCTCTGCCTGCTTCAACTTTAGCAATCCAGCTACTTACAGACATTTGACTGAAGGGCAGTGTCTAGTCTGATTAATATTCTATAGATTTCCTGTCCATGTAAGGAGAAAACTAGCAACAGTGGAAGCAAATATGTGTGCCTGCTCAGTCTACTCAGCAAACAACTCAATTAAGGGGGCAGCTGGTAAGGAAAGGTATGACTTGAAAGGTAGGACTTCGTTGGAAGAGCCATCAAGCATTGGCTGGACATATCCATATGTAAAGACTTGGTTCACACATTATGACAGCAtctaaaatttattaaatagtAAAGCtaattaaaacaacattttctgcacagaaaaaaaggaagaaagtagGTAATTGTTCCTCAACAGAAGCATTCCTTTTAAAGCCAATATGAGTTTTGCCATAAATTTGGTCAAAATTGACAGCCACCTTCCAACAAAAGGGCATGCTCTTTTTGTATACTGGGATAAAAGTGGATTGCAGCCCTTTGTCAGCCATGGCCATCTACAGAATCCCAGGAGCATGAGGCATCCCTTGCTATGCATACTGTTATCTCCTCAGGGCCCCAGATCCTGACAACTACCTGAGCTTTGTTCAGTTCTAATCCTGTTGCATGCCCAGGTAGTAAAGGTATCAGGTCAAAACACTGTCAGTATGATGGCAGGACCCACAGGCACAGTAGCACAAGACCAGTTACTACGTCAGCAATTGTACCTCCAGCAATAAGTGGAGATGAAGTTTAGGAGGTTTCCATTAGTTAATTCTGGCCCCCTGGGAACTGTCCTAAAGAATTGGACCCTTTCTGTTTGAGGTGTAAAGAGCAGCCATACTCACATAACCGTCTCTTTCAATGGTGGCACGGATCTGCTCTGACCCTGGTGTGATTGTGAACATGGATTTGCACTTCAATCCATGCGCCAGTGCCTGTTTTGCCACTGCTGCAGAACGTCCCATGTCCTCATAGCTGGAGTTGGTGCAGCTGCCAATCAAGCCTGTGGTGTTTGACAGAAACAGGGTGGTGGTTACTGCAGCCCTGGTACTTGGAAGATTCTCCCTGACCCATCTCCCAGAGGAACAAACAAGGGACAACCACCTTTTCTGTTGATTAGAAATCTGAAAGGGCTTCGGGAACTAACACTGCCAAGTCTCCCAGCAATatactgcatccagctctgaaGGTTGCACAGTCAGAACACACTACCCAGTCACTAGTCTAATCTAACTAGGTTATTGTTTTACAAGACCTCAGTGTCACCTACTTGCACTTTGGTTAAGCAAATAACCAAAGAGAGGTATTGTtccacaaagacagaaaaacctTCAAATCAAGATGGCAAGAAATGGAGGAAATGATGAAAGCAAAACATCTTTGTTGTAGAACGAAGACCACATGAGGACATGCTTTACCATCCTGACAGCATTCTGGTGctaagcagcaaaataaaaattctctttccatTACAGCTGCTGTAACTGTATCCTATTTGTAACACTATCATGTAATACACTTCCCACCTGGGATATGGCTTTACAATGTATTTCCGttcttttcattccttcctCCACTCCATGAGCAACAGTTGAGAAGCCAGCCCACAAGTTCCATCCCAAAAGCAAGTACATAAATTTCCAAGCCTGCTTTTTAGGACAGCAAGTACTAACTTTACTACATCCCAAGAGCTCAACAGCCAACTGTTGGGAGCGCTGACAATCATGATCCTGACAAATCTCTGCAACAGGCAAATCCATGCCACAGACTTTTAACAAAAGCCATCTTCAATGGATAACATTCCTGTCAATTCAAACATTCAAAAGTttcaaaaaaggaagaaaacctggTCGACCTCTGGAGAATAAAATCCCTCCTACTATCCTGGATCTCATCCTATGCACTTGGCCCAATGTGGTCACTGTGTTTCCCAGAAAATTCTTACGGTCATGAAGAGGTGACACTGCACCAAGGTCAAAGGACatacagcagcagtgaaaaaacTGGATCCCAAGCTATGTGACCAACAGCTTATCCCAACACAACAATGTTTATGCCACAAGTatgaaggcagaggaaagagCAAATGCTACCCACCAACTCTGATATCAACAGGCCAGCCCTCCTTTTCTGCCACAGCACCAATATCTGACACAGGGTGCGCCAGGTCTGGTGTGAAAGGTCCATTGATATGTGGTTTCAGCTTTAAGAAACAGTGACAAAGTCAGAAATCACAGTAACAAAGAAtaaccccaaaacacagcagcaaatcAATTCCTTTCACAACTCTATCTGAAAGTTGTTTAACTAGGATTCTCCTACACAAACACTGGAGCACAAGCTGTCAGTGAAGCAGAcctaaatgtattttaaatgctctAGCATAGCACCGGGGTGTTGCATCAAACTCCCAGCTTGGTCCTCGTTCACACAAAGCAGAGTCATGTCACAGCATTCAAGATGGCAAGAAGAAAGGAAGCCTTACCTCACTGAGGTTGATTTCTATCACCTGGTCATACTGACAACCAGAATCTGGTACCAAGTGTTGCTTGAATTCATCTGCTAGTGCAGCTAtatctggaataaaaataaggaagatCTGAAAAGTGCAGCAAAtatgagggaggaaaaaaacgTCTAAAACAACTAAACATGGGGGGATGGTCCACTGGGTAATTGCCCAGGCACTTCATGTACAGACTCCCTACTTGTAGCAGATGACCTACAGGACCACACAAGGTCAAAACTCACATCAGACAACACTGTAGGAGGATACTGCTCCCAGAATACATCTTCAGTTGAACCCAAAGTTCTACCCACTTCAATCCCAAAATTCTCTTACCAGCTCGCCCTGTCTTGCCCAGGTATTTCTTCATGCGTTCATTGTAAGGGAAGATGGACGTGGTAGCTCCAATTTCAGCCCCCATGTTACAGATTGTTGCCATTCCTAGAGAAGTGGGAGAAGAGACCACGGGGTCAAATGAGAAAGTCCAAGGCCACCCAATTCTCCAAAAGTCAGTATATGCAAAAGATGGCAAAGCTAAGAGAGATCAGGCCATCAGCCACAGAAACCTAAAGCCACAGCTGACAGGACACTGACAACATAATGGCTGGGTCAGCCCCTACATTTCTGATCAATACAGTGCCTGCAACCAGACTCTTGTGGAAGTAATGAGCCAGAACTTACAGTGACAcctgcagacactgcagtgtCTGCTATCTGCACTgagtgtcctgtccctccctaCTATCTCATTTATCTTTACTGGAGGAGCCAGACATTTGTGAGAAATTTAATGGACTGAATAAGATGCTTCCAGtgacagaacacaaaaaaatcccaaatatttgCTCACAGCACTGAGATCAACCATCCCTTTCAAGGACACAGCAATGAAGCTGTAGAAACTCCTGTTTTACATTTAACAAGCTAGAAACAGATATAAAATTGCTCtgatttcacagaagaaaaatcccaaattgcTGTCTGTTTGTAAAACCAAGTATTCCAAGATGCAGCCAAGCCATGCAAATTGAGAGAAGTCCAGCTTGAAGGCCGCACTTCAGGCTAAAGGAAGACACATTTCTTCCAATTTGGTCCTAAGTAGCATATTACAAGAATTGCAATTTTTGCTAATTCAAATTCAGCACCCAAGATCCACAACTAGCTAGTATAAACTGCATGTTACAAATTCCTTTCTGGTCTCAGAACCTCTGCTCTTTGTTTAGCAGCTGTCACACATATACTCCCATTAACCTGTTTTTCTATTCACAGTCAATTTCaggctgaaatgaaaatgtatttctttatcGCTGACATCTCCACCCTCTAAGTACACATTGGAATACATCCCCTCCTTATTCTTATCCTGACATATCATCTTACAGGATTCTTCCCAATTAACCATTTCGTTGTCTCAAAATCACAAGATTTAATGAAGAGAGGTGACTTTTTCACTGAGAGGGAGTGCTATCTCATTACACCACTCTTCCAGTTTGCAACGTACAAACTGCCGGGCCAGGCTAAGGGAAAACATTTAGTAATTCTTGTTTgagtcccttcccagcctccacAGACAGCTCAACACCCAGCTCCACCAACAATCCACTCAGATAAGAGATCTGTGTTGACTTACCTGTGCAGGAGATTGAATCCACACCCGGCCCATGGTATTCAATGATGGCGCCCGTTCCACCCTTGACAGTGAGGATGCCAGCTACTTTCAGGATCACGTCTTTAGGAGAAGTCCAGCCTGAGAGCTTTCCAGTCAGTTTTACACCAATAACCTGAGCAACAtcagtgagggaaaaaaaaataatgacatcaCTTCCTGTCAGAAAGGTAACAGTATATAGTTCTCCTGTCACACTGCAATGGTATCTGGTGCCTTATACACATAGTGCTTGAAAATCAATGCTCCTTATGCATCATATATCTCACCCTTGGCATCAAAGCTTAGTTAGTATTCCTTCTGCTCCTACCTTTGGGCATTTGAGCTCCCAAGGGATTCCTGCCATGACATCCACAGCATCAGCTCCACCCACACCGATGCAGACTCCCCCCAAGCCACCTCCGTTGGGGGTGTGTGAATCTGTGCCGATCAGCATAACCCCGGGGTAGGAGTAGTTCTCCAGAatgatctgaaaataaaaactgattgtttgtttgcttgtttcgtgggaaagaagggggaagacagaagaaagaaaacaagaacaggAGTTTAGATCAGTTTGTATTTGCAGATTTCAATAGGATGAAAACAACTGAATTTGGATTGGATTGGACattctcttttgtttcaaaCTCCTTGTGGAGGATGTAATGTACCAAGGTACCAAGTCTCAGCCCCAGAATCCTTGCTCATCccagaacaataaaaaaattagaaaacaatctcctctttttccttccagtttaGCCTTTTGCTAAGGTGCTACCTTTGCTAGGGCTCAAGAGTCTGTTCCATAATCTCCACACCCTTAATGAACAACTGAGCAAGTCACTTATCCATTGCTAGTGAGACCTTCTGTAGCCTTTGTGCTCCCGTAGCAGTAGAATACTAACAGGCTCCTCCAATCCACTGCCAGCAAAAACTTATTTATGTAGAAGAACTTCTCACCAAGATACCAAAAGGCTACCCTTCCCTTATTGCTGCTACCAGCTCCATGCAAGACTTTTCAACTATTAACAAAACTGCAAGACCATTCTTCGATGAAAACATGAGATTTCTGTGGTAGCAACACTGTAGAGAACTCAAGCTAATGAACTTCCCACCAACACTAGGACAGCCTTCATGGGAAGCACATGCATCTCACAGCACATgcatcacagaatggcttgaaCAGAACTAAGGCAGTCctttaccaaaaaaaccaaGGCTTTGAGAACTTTCAACTTTATATTCTTGTAGCCACATTATCATATTTGTGTGAGAAAGGTCACTTTCAAGGCCCCACTTTGGCAGAGTTGCACTCTGAAGCTATCCAAGAGGACCAGTTTCCTCCAGCCAGAGAAAGTCAGCCACAAGAAGACTGTAACCACAGCACGGAGCTATGCTGCCGCGTGACAGACGTTACAAGTGGTTTCAGGACACAAATGACCCGAGGTGTTCCCATAACCTTTTGAAGAGTTCAGTTCATCTGTTGCGTCACATTAAGTTCAGGTAGCCTTAGTAACTCATTTTGCAGCTAAGAAAACATAGCAGAGAGCTCCTGACTGCACCTGGTCACAAGTTCCCTGCTGACAGGATGCTTACCAATCATCCATTCTCCACTCCTTTTGCTTCATGCTGCTCTTCAACTTATGCTGCCTGACACTCAGAGGAACTATGAAAAATGACTACTGGACCCTCAAAGCAAACCAACTAGAAGCAAGTTAGGGACATCCTGACAGAGgtgctggtttaaaaaaaaaacaaaaaagcctcaTTAAGTGGTAAATTTTCCTGGTACTGTCATATTCTTTTTTTAGATTCAAGTGTAATAAAAAGAGAATCTCAGACTTGGAAACTGTTTTGTGTTCTATTCAAATTCACCTAGCAACTCCTTATGTGTTGCCACTCTTGAGTACTTGAAGTATGCTGCTCTGTTGCGTCCTCATATACTCTTCTGGGTTTTACAGAACTAAATGCATACATAATAGCCCTAAAAAAAGTATGTTCCCAAGGCTGCTTTCCTTACCACCAAAAGCAATTCACATTAACCCCATGTAGCCAGCTTCATGGCCTCACCTTACTGTCTCAATTGTACAAAGAGGAGCCAGCCCACAAGCAGTTAAGGTATTT from Ficedula albicollis isolate OC2 chromosome 1A, FicAlb1.5, whole genome shotgun sequence carries:
- the ACO2 gene encoding aconitate hydratase, mitochondrial, with amino-acid sequence MAPYCVLAARLRHALNSGVRRYHVAPVLCQRAKVAMSHFEPNEYINYEKLEKNINIVRKRLDRPLTLSEKIVYGHLDDPAKQEIERGKTYLRLRPDRVAMQDATAQMAMLQFISSGLPKVAVPSTIHCDHLIEAQSGGEKDLKRAKDINQEVYNFLSTAGAKYGVGFWKPGSGIIHQIILENYSYPGVMLIGTDSHTPNGGGLGGVCIGVGGADAVDVMAGIPWELKCPKVIGVKLTGKLSGWTSPKDVILKVAGILTVKGGTGAIIEYHGPGVDSISCTGMATICNMGAEIGATTSIFPYNERMKKYLGKTGRADIAALADEFKQHLVPDSGCQYDQVIEINLSELKPHINGPFTPDLAHPVSDIGAVAEKEGWPVDIRVGLIGSCTNSSYEDMGRSAAVAKQALAHGLKCKSMFTITPGSEQIRATIERDGYAKILREVGGLVLANACGPCIGQWDRKDIKKGEKNTIVTSYNRNFTGRNDANPETHAFVTSPEIVTALSIAGTLKFNPETDYLTGADGKKFKLEAPDADELPKLEFDPGQDTYQYPPKDGSGQRVDVSPTSQRLQLLEPFDKWDGKDLEDMLILIKVKGKCTTDHISAAGPWLKFRGHLDNISNNLLIGAINIENGKANSVRNALTQEFGPVPDTARYYKKMGVKWAVIGDENYGEGSSREHAALEPRHLGGRVIITKSFARIHETNLKKQGLLPLTFADPADYNKIHPVDKLSIVGLKDFAPGKPLKCIIKHPNGSQETIMLNHTFNESQIEWFQAGSALNRMKELQQKSS